The Hymenobacter sp. 5317J-9 genome has a window encoding:
- the lgt gene encoding prolipoprotein diacylglyceryl transferase, which produces MSPFLAAVFWNVNPIIAHLGPVTLRWYGLFFMLPFVVGTFVLTHIYRSERVSPQWVDVITIYMLIGTIVGARLGHMLFYDFEALKADPMVVFKIWQGGLASHGATIGILFACWLFARNNKFDYLWVLDRIVIVVALGGACIRTGNLMNSEIVGKPTTAPWGFVFPRDVEHLLPVTRPLPAGAVQVAAEPVRFQDGTTSYRLLPEGTAVAPDSPMAVPRHPTQIYEALFCIFLLALLYSMWNRTKKHTPRGQLFGLFVVLLFTQRFLGEFLKENQVDFENGRLLNQGQLLSIPLILIGIWVLWRAGKDPKNPYGYAPRDLEAKDAATLPPAAR; this is translated from the coding sequence ATGTCGCCTTTCCTCGCCGCTGTTTTCTGGAACGTCAACCCCATCATTGCCCACCTGGGGCCGGTCACGCTGCGCTGGTACGGGCTGTTTTTCATGCTGCCCTTCGTGGTGGGCACGTTCGTGCTCACGCACATCTACCGCTCCGAGCGGGTGTCGCCGCAGTGGGTCGACGTCATTACCATCTACATGCTCATCGGCACCATTGTGGGCGCGCGGCTGGGGCATATGCTGTTTTATGACTTTGAGGCGCTGAAAGCTGACCCCATGGTGGTGTTCAAAATCTGGCAGGGCGGCCTGGCCAGCCACGGCGCCACCATCGGCATTCTGTTTGCCTGCTGGCTGTTTGCCCGTAACAACAAGTTCGATTACCTGTGGGTGCTCGACCGCATTGTGATTGTGGTGGCGCTGGGCGGCGCCTGCATCCGCACGGGCAACCTGATGAACTCCGAAATTGTGGGCAAGCCCACCACGGCGCCCTGGGGCTTTGTGTTCCCGCGCGACGTCGAGCACCTGCTGCCCGTGACGCGGCCGCTGCCCGCCGGCGCCGTGCAGGTGGCCGCCGAGCCGGTGCGCTTTCAGGACGGCACCACCAGCTACCGCCTGCTGCCCGAAGGCACGGCCGTAGCCCCCGATTCGCCCATGGCCGTGCCGCGCCACCCCACCCAGATTTACGAGGCGCTGTTCTGCATTTTCCTGCTCGCGCTGCTCTACTCGATGTGGAACCGCACCAAGAAGCACACGCCGCGCGGGCAGCTGTTTGGGCTGTTTGTGGTGCTGCTATTTACGCAGCGTTTCTTGGGCGAATTCCTGAAGGAAAACCAGGTCGATTTTGAAAACGGCCGCCTGCTCAACCAGGGCCAGCTGCTGAGCATTCCGCTCATTCTCATCGGCATCTGGGTGTTGTGGCGCGCGGGCAAAGACCCGAAGAATCCCTATGGCTACGCCCCGCGCGATTTGGAGGCGAAGGATGCCGCTACGCTGCCGCCTGCTGCCCGGTAG